ATAACACGACAACAGGTCACCCAGGAAATCATCGAGTATATAGCAGCCTACTCCTACTATAACCGGCAGCGAAAACAGAAAGGAGCAGATTATTTGCCGCCAGCAGAACTTACACAGCAATACTACTGGCAATCTAACCTGATGAACACCATATTTTACAGCAAATACCATGATATTTTATATAGAATCAATCCCATATTGCGCACGATAATGCTCTACCGCATATAAATTATGTGCCAACTCATGATTTGTCTGAAGGTAAGCGACCAGATCATCAAGATCAATGATACTGACAACGGGTATTTGATAATTTCTTTTAACTTCTTGTACTGCAGACAGCCGACCACTCCCACGCTCCATTCGATCAAGCGCGATTACAACACCACAAGCGGCTGCCCCCGATCTTTGAATCAGATCGACCGATTCGCGTACTGAAGTACCTGCCGAAATAACATCATCCACTATCAATACCCGTCCAGTCAGCGGCGCACCCACAAGCACCCCTTGCTCACCATGATCTTTCATTTCTTTACGGTTAAAACAAAACGGATAGTTGTGCTCATCGCCAGCTAAAGCAATCGCGATCGCACTGACCAAAGGAATTCCTTTATAAGCCGGTCCGAACAGCGTATCAAACGGAAGCTGCGCGGCAAGAATAGCTTTCGCGTAGAATTGGCCTAACGCACGCAATGAATTCCCGTCGTTAAACAGGCCCGCATTAAAAAAATAGGGTGAAATACGCCCTGCTTTGGTTTTAAACTCACCGAAACAGAGAACACCTCGTTTAATCGCAAACTCGATAAATGCTTGCCGAAAATCAGACATAACTTTAATCAATAAAAAAAACATGCAAATTATAACGCTTAATCTCAATGGCGTACGTGCTGCAACCAAAAAAGGCTTCTTTCAGTGGCTGGCAGCACAGCGCGCGGATATCGTTTGTGTACAGGAATTAAAAGCCCAACTCCCTGATCTTACAGATGACATACTTTCACCGAATGGCTACCATGGTTATTTCCATTGCGCCGAGAAAAAGGGGTACAGTGGTGTCGCCATTTATAGTCGATACAAACCTGACACGATCACTGAAGGAATCGGCATTAAAGAAATTGACCATGAGGGTCGCTATCTACGTGCTGATTTTGGTCATTTGACCATCATCTCAATCTACTTACCTTCCGGGTCCAGTGGCGATCACCGGCAAGCTTCTAAATTTTTCTTCCTGGAAAAATTTATTCCTGTATTAAAAACACTGATCGACAGTGGTAGAGATGTTATCCTGTGCGGTGATTGGAATATCGCTCATAAGGAAATCGATCTAAAAAATTGGCGTGCCAATCGAAAAAAATCCGGTTTTTTACCAGAGGAGCGAGCTTGGTTAACTGCCGTTCTAGATGACATTGGTTTTGTGGATGTATTTCGCCGAATTAATCCAGAACCAGATCAGTATACGTGGTGGTCTAATCGAGGGCAGGCATGGGCTAATAATGTAGGCTGGCGCATTGATTATCAGATTGCCACGCCTGCGATTGCTAGCCAGGCAACAGATGTTTCGATATACAAAGCCGAACGTTTCTCCGATCATTCGCCATTGATTATTGATTACAACTATCATTTATGAATTCCGTTGTACCATCGGGCTGGCTGTATGCTTTACGTATTTATACTCATCCACGAGTGCTCGGCATGCTGTCGCTGGGGTTTTCTGCCGGATTACCGTTATTACTGATATTGGGTACGTTATCATTCTGGCTACGTGAGGCAGGAATAGATCGCACCACTATCGGTCACCTCAGCTGGATCGGTTTGGCTTATGGCTTCAAATGGCTATGGGCTCCGTTAGTGGATCGCCTGTCACTACCCGTATTAACACGTCTACTGGGTCGGCGGCGGGCCTGGTTATTGTTCTCACAATTCCTCATCATGCTTGCACTGGTTGGCATGGCCTGCACAGACCCACTTGCTAATCTGACGCAGATAGTATTTTTTGCACTGGCAGTGGCTTTTGCTTCAGCAACGCAAGATATCGCGCTGGATGCCTATCGCATCGAAGCTGTCGCAGCAGAGCTGCAAGGAGCCATGGCAGCCACTTATCAGGCCGGCTATCGAGTCGCTATGATCCTGGCATCGGCAGGTGTACTCTGGATTGCAGCAGCAGTAGACCCATCGGAAACCACCTATCATTATGCCCCTTGGCAACTTGCCTATCTCATCATGGCTGCCTGCATGGCTGTCGGTATGATCACCACACTCATTATTCGCGAACCCAGAATTTCTATCGATAAGGCTGTCACTGAAAATGAAAGGTATCCTCAGCAGGCGATCGCCAATTGGAACCTCAATACTCCGTGTACGCGTATTCTAATCTGGCTGTACGACGCACTTATAGCGCCTTTTCGTGACTTTATTATCCGTCATGGCCAACAGGCACTACTGATTCTGGCATTGATTGCTGTTTATCGTATCTCGGATGTCGTAATGGGCGTGATGAGTAATCCCTTTTATGTAGACATGGGCTATACTAAAGATGAAATCGCCACGGTTTCAAAGGTTTATGGTGTGGTTATGACCATTGTAGGTGCTGCAATTGGCGGCGTGCTGGTTGCAAAAATCGGCATCATGCGAACGCTGTTTCTAGGCGCGGTATTATCAGCCGCGACAAATTTGTTATTTGTCTGGCTAGCCGAACGCGGTCATGATGTCGGTGGATTAATATTCACTATTTCGGCTGATAATCTATCGGCCGGTATTGCTTCTTGTGCATTCATCGCCTATTTATCCAGCCTGACAAATTCAGCCTATTCAGCAACACAGTATGCTCTCTTTAGCTCGATTATGCTCTTATTACCAAAATTTATCGCGGGTTTTAGTGGGCAATTCGTAGATGCCTATGGCTATATTAATTTTTTCATTGGTACCGCATTACTCGGCTTACCTGTTTTAGTACTGGTGTGGCTTGCAGGGCAGGCAAAGTTTCAGTCAATAAAAGCACCTTTACCCAATGCCAAGCATGATTTATAAAACATCTACCATCATTAATCTCGTTCAAACCGATAAAATGCCAGCATTCCCATTAAATTCGGCCATAACGTAATTTGGCGATTCGCATTCATCACCCTGCGTTCCAGGATATGTGCACCCCGTAGACGACATAGTTCCTCAAAATCGCCAAGGGTACATAAATGAATGTTAGGTGTATCGAACCAGTGATAAGGTAATGTTTCCGAAACAGGCATATGACCAAAGATAACCTGCACGCGGTTCCTCCAATAACCAAAATTGGGAAATGATACAATTCCTTCTTTCCCGACTCGCAGCATTTCTTGAATCAGATTTTCGGTATGCCTCATTGCCTGCAATGTTTGCGATAAAATTACATAATCAAACGATTCTGATTCAAAGCTAGATAGCCCTGATTCCAAATCATTCTGAATCACATTAACCTTATTATTAAAACAACCAAGCACGTTATCATCGTCAATTTCCACCCCGTAACCGAAAATATCGCGAGTCTCTTGTAAGTAACGCAGCAATGATCCATCACCACAACCCAGATCAAGCACCTTTGCGCCTGGCCTCACCCATTCCGCAATAGCCGCGAAATCAGGACGAGATACAATAGGTGGTATCGCTGGATTCATCATATCAATTTCCATTCATCTGCTCACTCAAATGAGAATATTATCCATATAAGCTCGTACGAGCTGATGATAATAATGATTTTCCATCAGAAAAGAATCATGACCATGGCTGGAAGTAATTTCAGCATAACTAACATTGATTTCGTTATCCAATAATGCCTTCACAATCGCGCGTGAGCGTTCAGATGAAAAACGCCAGTCTGAAGTAAATGACAATACCAGGAAGTTAGCCTTTGCAGCACGGAATGCCGCACTCAAGTCACCATCATACGTATTCGCCGGGTCAAAATAATCCAACGCTTTGGTCATCAGCAAGTAACTATTCGCATCAAATTGATCGGCAAATTTATCTCCTTGATAGCGCAGGTAAGATTCAATTTCAAATTCCACATCGAAACCAAAAGAAAAAGTACCGCTACGCAATTCCCGTCCAAACTTTGCAGCCATTGAATCATCTGAGAGATAAGTAATATGCCCCAGCATGCGGGCAAGTCGCAAACCTCGCCGTGGCAAAGTATTATATGAGTAATAATCACCACCATAAAAATCCTGGTCAGTGATAATCGCCTGACGAGCAACATCATTAAATGCAATATTTTGCGCGGTTAATTTAGAAGCAGCGGCAATCACTAATGCATGTCGAACTCTTTCCGGAAAATCAAGCGTCCATTGCAATGCTTGCATCCCTCCTAAACTACCACCAGCTACCACAGCAAACTCATCGATACCAAGATGATTGGCTAACTGTTCCTGAGTTTCCACCCAGTCCTCTACTGTGACTATGGGAAAATTAGCACCATAGGGCTTACCCGTTCTCGCATCAATACTCGCAGGGCCAGTAGAACCATGGCACCCCCCCAGATTATTGACTCCGATAACAAAGAATCGATTCGTATCAATTGCTTTATTAGGACCAATCATATTATCCCACCAACCTGTACTTTTAGGCTTGTCAGCATAAACCCCTGCTACATGGTGGTTACCTGAGAGTGCATGACAAATCAAGACAGCATTTGACCTGGCCGAGTTAAGCTTGCCATAAGTCTCATACACCAGATTATAACTATTCAGTACCGTACCGCTTTTCAGGCATAACGGTTTATCTATATGTACATACTGGGGAGTAACAATACCGACCGAATTTGAATCTTGCATTAATGTAAAAAATATAAAGAAATCCTGAAAAAACCAGCTAATTTATGAAACTGAAGCATAAGCAGCAAATTTCAATTCATAGTTAAGCTCAAACGTGAGATATT
This genomic window from Nitrosomonas cryotolerans ATCC 49181 contains:
- a CDS encoding exodeoxyribonuclease III, which gives rise to MQIITLNLNGVRAATKKGFFQWLAAQRADIVCVQELKAQLPDLTDDILSPNGYHGYFHCAEKKGYSGVAIYSRYKPDTITEGIGIKEIDHEGRYLRADFGHLTIISIYLPSGSSGDHRQASKFFFLEKFIPVLKTLIDSGRDVILCGDWNIAHKEIDLKNWRANRKKSGFLPEERAWLTAVLDDIGFVDVFRRINPEPDQYTWWSNRGQAWANNVGWRIDYQIATPAIASQATDVSIYKAERFSDHSPLIIDYNYHL
- the metX gene encoding homoserine O-succinyltransferase MetX, whose protein sequence is MQDSNSVGIVTPQYVHIDKPLCLKSGTVLNSYNLVYETYGKLNSARSNAVLICHALSGNHHVAGVYADKPKSTGWWDNMIGPNKAIDTNRFFVIGVNNLGGCHGSTGPASIDARTGKPYGANFPIVTVEDWVETQEQLANHLGIDEFAVVAGGSLGGMQALQWTLDFPERVRHALVIAAASKLTAQNIAFNDVARQAIITDQDFYGGDYYSYNTLPRRGLRLARMLGHITYLSDDSMAAKFGRELRSGTFSFGFDVEFEIESYLRYQGDKFADQFDANSYLLMTKALDYFDPANTYDGDLSAAFRAAKANFLVLSFTSDWRFSSERSRAIVKALLDNEINVSYAEITSSHGHDSFLMENHYYHQLVRAYMDNILI
- the pyrE gene encoding orotate phosphoribosyltransferase gives rise to the protein MSDFRQAFIEFAIKRGVLCFGEFKTKAGRISPYFFNAGLFNDGNSLRALGQFYAKAILAAQLPFDTLFGPAYKGIPLVSAIAIALAGDEHNYPFCFNRKEMKDHGEQGVLVGAPLTGRVLIVDDVISAGTSVRESVDLIQRSGAAACGVVIALDRMERGSGRLSAVQEVKRNYQIPVVSIIDLDDLVAYLQTNHELAHNLYAVEHYRAQYGIDSI
- a CDS encoding IS3 family transposase, with the protein product MENFREIFKNERVNHRKSITRQQVTQEIIEYIAAYSYYNRQRKQKGADYLPPAELTQQYYWQSNLMNTIFYSKYHDILYRINPILRTIMLYRI
- the metW gene encoding methionine biosynthesis protein MetW is translated as MEIDMMNPAIPPIVSRPDFAAIAEWVRPGAKVLDLGCGDGSLLRYLQETRDIFGYGVEIDDDNVLGCFNNKVNVIQNDLESGLSSFESESFDYVILSQTLQAMRHTENLIQEMLRVGKEGIVSFPNFGYWRNRVQVIFGHMPVSETLPYHWFDTPNIHLCTLGDFEELCRLRGAHILERRVMNANRQITLWPNLMGMLAFYRFERD
- a CDS encoding AmpG family muropeptide MFS transporter — encoded protein: MNSVVPSGWLYALRIYTHPRVLGMLSLGFSAGLPLLLILGTLSFWLREAGIDRTTIGHLSWIGLAYGFKWLWAPLVDRLSLPVLTRLLGRRRAWLLFSQFLIMLALVGMACTDPLANLTQIVFFALAVAFASATQDIALDAYRIEAVAAELQGAMAATYQAGYRVAMILASAGVLWIAAAVDPSETTYHYAPWQLAYLIMAACMAVGMITTLIIREPRISIDKAVTENERYPQQAIANWNLNTPCTRILIWLYDALIAPFRDFIIRHGQQALLILALIAVYRISDVVMGVMSNPFYVDMGYTKDEIATVSKVYGVVMTIVGAAIGGVLVAKIGIMRTLFLGAVLSAATNLLFVWLAERGHDVGGLIFTISADNLSAGIASCAFIAYLSSLTNSAYSATQYALFSSIMLLLPKFIAGFSGQFVDAYGYINFFIGTALLGLPVLVLVWLAGQAKFQSIKAPLPNAKHDL